A stretch of Polypterus senegalus isolate Bchr_013 chromosome 5, ASM1683550v1, whole genome shotgun sequence DNA encodes these proteins:
- the rheb gene encoding GTP-binding protein Rheb produces the protein MPQPKSRKIAILGYRSVGKSSLTIQFVEGQFVDSYDPTIENTFTKMITVNGQEYHLQLVDTAGQDEYSIFPQTYSIDINGYILVYSVTSNKSFEVVKVIHEKLLDMVGKVQVPIMLVGNKKDLHMERVISCEEGKALAESWNAAFMESSAKENQTAVEVFKRIILEMDGGAPPGRPSCFLM, from the exons ATGCCGCAGCCGAAATCCCGCAAGATCGCAATTTTGGGTTACCGCTCCGTGG GGAAGTCTTCGCTGACAATTCAGTTTGTTGAAGGCCAGTTTGTTGACTCCTATGACCCCACCATTGAAAACA CATTTACGAAAATGATCACAGTAAATGGTCAGGAGTACCATCTTCAGCTTGTTGATACGGCTGGTCAG GATGAATACTCCATTTTTCCTCAGACATACTCAATAGACATCAATGGCTACATCCTGGTCTATTCTGTCACATCTAACAAAAG TTTTGAAGTTGTCAAAGTCATCCATGAGAAGCTGCTGGACATGGTGGGGAAAGTTCA GGTGCCCATTATGCTGGTAGGAAACAAAAAGGACCTGCATATGGAAAG agTCATTAGCTGCGAAGAAGGCAAAGCTTTAGCAGAATCTTGGAATGCAGCATTCATGGAGTCTTCAGCGAAGGAGAATCAG ACAGCAGTTGAGGTGTTCAAGAGGATCATTCTGGAGATGGACGGAGGAGCACCACCAGGGAGGCCATCGTGCTTCCTCATGTAG